CCTGTGTTTTCAAACTTTCTGGCGATATATACCACCAGTCTTAAATTACGTTCTATCAATAAGGACCGCGCTGCCTTGTCACCTTTCGGCAATTTATGGAGGAGGACTTCTTCCTCTTCCTTTGTCAACGGTGGAGGGAGCGCTTCACTACCACCTATGTAGTAAATTTCGTCTGTCTTCAGACCCAGCTTGATTAACAGTTTGTACCAGTAATATAAAAATTTGAATTTGAATTTTTTCATTGTTGCTCCCCCTTCTATTTCTTTAAATTGTGAGTATAGTAGTATTAATTGAATTACGAAACGTTAAGCACCGGCTTTCTTGCAGCCATTTTCGGATGGACGATCGCCCCGAATTGGCCATCGGCCGATAAGGGTTCCTCCCTAAAGGCGACTAACCCATTTGGTATGGTCCATTCTGCTTCATGATCACTGAGTACCAATGAATCAGGCTTTATCGCTGCCAAAAGCTGACTGCTTCTTCCCACTGATTGTGCTGGAACGATACGCATCCTGTCAGACCAGCGGGTATCGATCTGTTTCTCACCCGAAAAAATGTCATCTACATCATGGCAAAGTGCCTTCATTTCATCCGGGATCTCACCCTCGATTTCAGCAATGGATAGAATCATCACCGGACTTTTTGAAATGGGATCCTGAAGTTGATTCCCACTGTCCACAAGACCGTTTACAGTACAATGAAAATCATCGATCTGGATCTTGACTTTCAGGAGCTGATCATATTGGAGCTTCACATGCTCGATACTATCCACCCTTCCCTTAGAAAAGTACCAGGCAAGCGGCAAGGCGAGCATCACAAATACCCAGCTTATCGGGTCACCAAACCCGCGTATGCTAGCAAGCAGCATGGATGATTCCGTGCTTGGATCGAAGCTGATAAAATAATGAGTCCCAATTAATATTCCACCCGTAAAAAAGGTGACGAAATAAAACATAAGAAGGTTTGACATATAGTGGCGCCATCTTCTATAACCAAAAGCTGAATACACCATGACAACGGAAAATAATAACTTGACTAAGGGGTTTCCAGTAAAGTGAGCAAATGGTGAAAAAGCGAGGAGAATAATGACTGAGCCTATCAGACTCCCGATCGCTATTCTCCAGAGGGCGTATTGTCTCTTTAAGATGATTCCTGTTAACCATAATAAGAAAAAGTCTACTAACAGATTTAACAACCAAATGACATCCAGATATAAAGTCAATCTCTCCCCTCCTTGTAACACCTCACAATTCCATTCTGATAAAGACCGGAATGACTTATCAGAAGTATATCGTACATCCTTTTTAAAGGTTGTCATTTTTTGTATGCTCCCACGGAAAAGTTTTCGGAGATATGAACGAAAAATGTCATTAAATATGGATGCAACAGATACCTCCAACCTATGGTTTTTAGATTGTATTTTGGATCCTATAGAAATAAAAATCCCCCAAGGCTTGATGCCCTGGGGGATTCTTATTTCTATTCCATTATTAACGACGACGGTTTCTATTGCGAAGGAAGGTTGGAATGTCCAATGTTTCTTCCGCACCTTGATTAGAAGATGTTCTCACAGGCTCCTGCTGTTGAGGCTGCTCTTCACGTTTAGGCTGTTCCCGTTTCACCGATTGGCTAGGGTTAGGACTTTGATTTGGTTTCATCCCACCGAAAGTTGGTCGGGTTTGTTTCGGAGGTTGAATGACCTCTTCATTGAACCCGGTCGCAATGACGGTAACGACGATATCATCTTTTAAATCTTCGTTGATGACGGAACCGAAGATCATATTTACTTCTTGATCAGATGCAGAAGCTACGATATCAGCAGCTTCCTGAACTTCATAAAGGCTTAATGAAGTCCCCCCTGTGATATTCATCAGGACACCTTGGGCTCCATCGATGGATGTCTCAAGCAAAGGACTTGAAACGGCCTTTTTCGCTGCTTCAGTTGCACGGTTCTCACCGGATGCTGCACCGATCCCCATCAGGGCTGAACCTTTGTTAGACATGATCGTCTTAACATCTGCAAAGTCCAGATTGATAAGACCAGGTGTAGCGATAAGATCCGAGATACCTTGTACACCTTGACGCAGTACATTATCAGCTTCACGGAAAGCTTCAAGCATCGGAGTACTCTTATCTACGATCTCCAGAAGGCGATCATTCGGGATGACGATAAGGGTGTCCACGCCTTCTTTCATTGCAGCGATACCACCACTTGCCTGATTTGAACGCTTTCTGCCTTCGAATGTAAACGGACGTGTCACGACACCGACCGTCAATGCGCCGATTTCCCGGGCGATTTGGGCAATGACCGGAGCTGCACCAGTTCCGGTTCCTCCACCCATTCCGGCAGTGACAAAGACCATATCTGCTCCTCTAAGGGCTTCTTCGATCTGCTCTTTACTCTCTTCAGCAGCTTTTTTACCTACTTCAGGATTCGCACCTGCTCCTAATCCCCTGGTTAATTTGCCACCGATTTGCATCTTTATTTCAGCTTTTGATAGATTCAAAGCCTGTGCATCCGTGTTGACAGCGATAAATTCAACACCCTGTACGCCGTGCTCGATCATGCGGTTTACGGCGTTGTTTCCTCCGCCACCGACACCAATAACTTTTATTGTCGCTAATGAATCTAAATTTGTATCAAACTCCAACATGACAAATCCTCCTAACTCGTCGAATCTATGGATTCCTTTATTTATTCAAAGAAGTATCCAAAGAACTTTTTCACTTTTGACATGGCCTTTTCATCTTCATGTTCTTCTTCTTTTACCTTTGCAGGCTTCGGCTTTTTATTCACAGGTTTTGATTGACGCTTCTCAGCGGCCTCTACGGGCACTGGTTCTGCGCTTACAGATCTTCCTTGCAATCTAGCATTCTTTTGAGCGTATTTAATCAATCCGACCGCTGTCGTATACTGGGGTTCCCGTACACCTATATAATCAGGAATTGCCACACGTACACGATTTTGGAAAACGATTTGTGCTAATTCTAACACACCTGGAAGATTTGCTACACCACCAGTTAGAACATATCCACCCGGCAGGTCCCTGATTCCCAATCGTTTCAGCTCGTGGCTGATGAGGTCCAGGATCTCTTCAAGCCTTGCTTCTATGATATCAGAAATTTCTAATTGATTAAATTGCTGATGTTGATCGCTGCCAATAATTGGCACGCTGAACACTTCATCTTCTGACGCATGGTCATAGAATGCATGTCCATATTTTGTTTTGATTTTTTCAGCGTCGTCCGTTGAGGTTCGTAATCCGATCGACAAATCCTTCGTGATATGCTCCCCGCCTACGGGCAACACAGTTGTCGCTTTCAGGTGCCCCTGTTCGAAAACGGCAATCGTCGTAGAACCGCCACCTATGTCGATCAGGGCAGCTCCCAGGTTCTTTTCATCCTTTGATAAGGCAACCGTACCTGCGGCTAAAGGCTGAAGGACGATATCGACAATTTCAAGGCCGGCTTTTTCTACACAACGGAGAGTATTATGTAAAATCGTCTTAGATCCCGTAATGATGGTGCCTTCCATTTCAAGTCGAACACCGATCATACCCCTTGGATCTGTAATCTCATCCAATCCATCAACGATGAACTGTCTTGGGATTACGTTGATGATTTCCCTTTCTGGAGGAATCGATACAACCTGGGCTGCATCCATCACTCTTAGAACGTCTTCATCCCCGATCTCCCTGTTGTCACTCGACACTGCCACCACACCATGACAGGATTGAAGTGACACATGGTTTCCTGTTATACCTACGATGACCTGGCTTATGGATAAACCGACCATCCTTTCAGCTTGTTCAACTGCCTTCTTGATTGTATGAACAGTTTCGTCTATATCTACGATGGAACCTTTTCTGATTCCTTCTGAGTTCACATTTCCTACACCGATTATGTTTAAGGAATCATTTGTCATTTCACCAATGATTACTTTCACTGTGGATGTACCGATGTCTAGGCTAACGTAAATTTCATTGCTGTTCACTCTATGGCACCTCCTTAAAGAATGTTTATTTGGAACAACAATCCTAGAAAACATGATTCTAAGTATATCTTAATATGATATTCGTCGTAACAAAAACGATTCCCTTTTAAAATTCTAATTTTTTTCTCTTTTTTCTTGATTATTTGACCAATTGCTAATCATTATTCTTCTAATCACTGCAATGTTTTGGAATAATCTTACCCCAAAAGCAAAAACAGCCGCCAAATATAAGTCTACACCAAGATGTACGCCCAGAAAAGCTAAACTTGCTGCTAGTAAAATATTAAAAAAGAATCCAGAAACAAAGACCTTGTCATCATAAATATTTTGGAGGTGGGCACGAATACCGCCAAATAATGTATCCAATGCTGCGAGGACCGCAATCGATAAATAATTGGAATACTCTTCTGGAATCCTAATATCTGTAAGAAGCCCGAGGACGACCCCTACTAGCAACCCTAAAACGGGAAGCCACATATTATTCGTTCCCTCCCCTTTCCTTAACCGGTTCCATAAAACGGATCCGAATCGTATCTTTATATTCTGGAACCGTGAGCTTTTCTAAAGGCTTTGAAATGCTGACCCGGAGGTTATCGATAAAGAAATCTTCAACGGATCTTGAAACCTGCATGCGGTTATACAGGTCCTTGGCTGCATTTACATCCTTGGTCAACACCATGACTTCAAACGGTATTTTCTTTATTGAATTACCGTCCACCTTCGTTTCTCCATTGATATCACGGATGACTGACGTATTGATTAAACGATGGCCGTCAATCGCGATATCTACTGCATCATACTGATTCAGTTCATTTACAAGCCTCTCCAGAAGTTCGGGTGAAACATTCTGAACTTTTTCACCGAGGAGGATTTCCTCCATCGAAGGCTCGATCGTCAGGATAAGACCCGGACCCGTTTTTTCCGTCAGCCCCATTTCAGTCTTCAATTCTTCTAACGTTTGCTTTAAAGCCTGCTCCGGGCTTGATTGCTGCTCGGTTTTATACTGCTCCAACTTCGCTTCCACAGAACGCGTTTCCGATAATAAGTTGGAATTGACTTCCTTTTCTTTCAGAAGCGCTTCTCTCAGTTCCCAGATATCTCTGGTGTCCCGGACAAC
The DNA window shown above is from Rossellomorea vietnamensis and carries:
- a CDS encoding DUF881 domain-containing protein; the encoded protein is MDNKLKISFTVITVIIGFMIAIQFQTVKEPVVRDTRDIWELREALLKEKEVNSNLLSETRSVEAKLEQYKTEQQSSPEQALKQTLEELKTEMGLTEKTGPGLILTIEPSMEEILLGEKVQNVSPELLERLVNELNQYDAVDIAIDGHRLINTSVIRDINGETKVDGNSIKKIPFEVMVLTKDVNAAKDLYNRMQVSRSVEDFFIDNLRVSISKPLEKLTVPEYKDTIRIRFMEPVKERGGNE
- the ftsA gene encoding cell division protein FtsA; the encoded protein is MNSNEIYVSLDIGTSTVKVIIGEMTNDSLNIIGVGNVNSEGIRKGSIVDIDETVHTIKKAVEQAERMVGLSISQVIVGITGNHVSLQSCHGVVAVSSDNREIGDEDVLRVMDAAQVVSIPPEREIINVIPRQFIVDGLDEITDPRGMIGVRLEMEGTIITGSKTILHNTLRCVEKAGLEIVDIVLQPLAAGTVALSKDEKNLGAALIDIGGGSTTIAVFEQGHLKATTVLPVGGEHITKDLSIGLRTSTDDAEKIKTKYGHAFYDHASEDEVFSVPIIGSDQHQQFNQLEISDIIEARLEEILDLISHELKRLGIRDLPGGYVLTGGVANLPGVLELAQIVFQNRVRVAIPDYIGVREPQYTTAVGLIKYAQKNARLQGRSVSAEPVPVEAAEKRQSKPVNKKPKPAKVKEEEHEDEKAMSKVKKFFGYFFE
- the ftsZ gene encoding cell division protein FtsZ; translated protein: MLEFDTNLDSLATIKVIGVGGGGNNAVNRMIEHGVQGVEFIAVNTDAQALNLSKAEIKMQIGGKLTRGLGAGANPEVGKKAAEESKEQIEEALRGADMVFVTAGMGGGTGTGAAPVIAQIAREIGALTVGVVTRPFTFEGRKRSNQASGGIAAMKEGVDTLIVIPNDRLLEIVDKSTPMLEAFREADNVLRQGVQGISDLIATPGLINLDFADVKTIMSNKGSALMGIGAASGENRATEAAKKAVSSPLLETSIDGAQGVLMNITGGTSLSLYEVQEAADIVASASDQEVNMIFGSVINEDLKDDIVVTVIATGFNEEVIQPPKQTRPTFGGMKPNQSPNPSQSVKREQPKREEQPQQQEPVRTSSNQGAEETLDIPTFLRNRNRRR
- the spoIIGA gene encoding sigma-E processing peptidase SpoIIGA; this translates as MTLYLDVIWLLNLLVDFFLLWLTGIILKRQYALWRIAIGSLIGSVIILLAFSPFAHFTGNPLVKLLFSVVMVYSAFGYRRWRHYMSNLLMFYFVTFFTGGILIGTHYFISFDPSTESSMLLASIRGFGDPISWVFVMLALPLAWYFSKGRVDSIEHVKLQYDQLLKVKIQIDDFHCTVNGLVDSGNQLQDPISKSPVMILSIAEIEGEIPDEMKALCHDVDDIFSGEKQIDTRWSDRMRIVPAQSVGRSSQLLAAIKPDSLVLSDHEAEWTIPNGLVAFREEPLSADGQFGAIVHPKMAARKPVLNVS
- a CDS encoding small basic family protein, producing MWLPVLGLLVGVVLGLLTDIRIPEEYSNYLSIAVLAALDTLFGGIRAHLQNIYDDKVFVSGFFFNILLAASLAFLGVHLGVDLYLAAVFAFGVRLFQNIAVIRRIMISNWSNNQEKREKN